One segment of Methylotuvimicrobium sp. KM2 DNA contains the following:
- a CDS encoding response regulator encodes MNRILIVEDELKLARLEADYLHNAGYATECLDDGLKVVPWLKQNPADLILLDLMLPGKDGLDICREIRTFSTVPIIIVTARIEEVDRLLGLELGADDYICKPFSPREMVARVKAVLRRLQLQEVSGFDRPISLVPESFRVRAGHKETELTAVEFQLLQALYDQPGRIFSRSKLMDLIYQDQRIVSDRTIDSHIKKLRKKLSDLLPGHELVHSVYGAGYRYELQVNGEQ; translated from the coding sequence ATGAACCGTATCTTGATTGTCGAAGACGAACTCAAATTGGCTCGTCTGGAGGCGGATTATTTACATAATGCCGGTTATGCAACCGAATGCCTCGATGACGGTCTTAAAGTAGTACCCTGGTTGAAACAAAATCCGGCGGATCTCATTTTGCTGGATTTGATGCTGCCGGGAAAAGACGGTTTGGATATTTGCCGCGAAATTCGAACCTTCAGCACCGTGCCGATCATCATCGTGACCGCACGTATCGAAGAAGTCGACCGCTTGTTGGGGCTTGAATTAGGCGCGGACGATTATATTTGTAAACCGTTTAGTCCGCGCGAAATGGTCGCGCGCGTCAAGGCAGTCTTGCGCAGGTTGCAACTGCAAGAGGTAAGCGGTTTTGACCGTCCGATATCGCTCGTGCCGGAAAGTTTTCGGGTCCGGGCGGGGCATAAGGAAACCGAATTGACTGCGGTGGAATTTCAATTGTTGCAGGCCTTATACGATCAACCCGGACGAATTTTTTCGCGCTCTAAATTAATGGATTTGATCTATCAGGACCAACGCATCGTTTCCGATCGGACGATCGATAGCCATATCAAGAAGTTGCGCAAGAAATTGTCGGACCTGTTACCGGGACATGAGTTAGTCCACTCGGTTTACGGTGCCGGTTACCGTTACGAACTACAGGTTAACGGTGAGCAGTAA
- a CDS encoding DUF6515 family protein, whose translation MKSLTKIAVMAISAMLLMNSAVYAQDHRARSSRHSYSKQRTAPQQVQRSRIYSTPRQRYTPAPPYPHYYKPGYRTRPLPRGASRIVIDRSSYYFYDGFYYQPFQSGYIIVDAPIGAIITTLPRLHHQVMWRGSPYFVVGNTFYRRHPRGYIVVNNPGIALWR comes from the coding sequence ATGAAAAGTCTAACAAAAATAGCTGTCATGGCTATCAGTGCGATGCTATTGATGAATAGCGCCGTCTATGCTCAAGATCATCGGGCTCGGTCGAGCCGGCACAGTTATTCGAAACAACGGACCGCGCCGCAGCAAGTACAGCGATCACGCATATATTCGACGCCTCGGCAACGCTACACGCCGGCGCCGCCCTATCCGCATTATTATAAACCCGGTTACCGAACTAGACCTTTGCCTCGCGGCGCATCCAGGATAGTCATCGATCGTTCAAGTTATTATTTTTATGACGGCTTTTATTATCAGCCGTTTCAATCCGGCTATATCATCGTCGATGCACCGATCGGCGCGATTATAACCACATTGCCGAGACTGCATCATCAAGTGATGTGGCGAGGCTCACCTTATTTTGTCGTAGGCAATACGTTTTATCGTAGGCACCCGAGAGGCTACATAGTCGTCAATAATCCAGGCATTGCGCTCTGGCGATGA
- the pgl gene encoding 6-phosphogluconolactonase: protein MQKIHWHSFATADKVAASAAQQILAAAEQAIEARGAFKLVLAGGSTPKKVYQLLAESSADWSNWHIYYGDERCLPVDHAERNSRMATLVFLDKVSIPAGQIHTMPAELGPEKAAEAYRTTIELAGRFDMVLLGMGEDGHTASLFPGHVHSNDETVHVVFNSPKPPPERVSLSAKTLSNSLQVLFLVTGAGKQEAVKLWRQGEVLPVALIRPEAGVDVYIDEAALGDA, encoded by the coding sequence ATGCAAAAAATCCATTGGCATTCGTTTGCGACAGCGGACAAAGTTGCCGCTTCCGCCGCACAGCAGATCCTTGCAGCCGCCGAACAAGCCATCGAGGCAAGAGGCGCCTTCAAATTGGTCTTGGCGGGAGGAAGCACGCCCAAAAAGGTATATCAATTGTTAGCTGAAAGCTCGGCCGATTGGAGTAACTGGCATATTTATTACGGAGACGAGCGATGCTTACCGGTCGATCATGCCGAGCGCAATAGCCGCATGGCCACCTTAGTATTTTTGGATAAGGTTTCTATTCCTGCCGGACAAATCCATACGATGCCGGCCGAACTCGGCCCGGAAAAAGCGGCCGAAGCCTACCGCACAACAATCGAACTGGCCGGGCGATTCGATATGGTCTTGTTAGGCATGGGCGAAGATGGGCATACCGCGAGCTTATTTCCAGGCCATGTTCATTCAAACGATGAGACGGTACATGTCGTTTTCAATTCTCCGAAGCCGCCGCCGGAAAGGGTTTCTTTGAGCGCCAAAACACTGAGTAATAGCCTGCAGGTGTTGTTTTTAGTGACCGGCGCCGGCAAGCAAGAAGCCGTCAAGCTATGGCGCCAAGGAGAAGTGCTGCCGGTCGCATTAATCAGGCCGGAAGCCGGCGTCGATGTTTATATCGATGAGGCCGCCCTAGGCGATGCCTGA
- a CDS encoding carbon starvation protein A, translated as MNAIYLMLIGLAAMALGYFVYAKFICEKIFKVDPKFLTPAHELNDGIDYVPTNKYVLWGHHFTSVAGAAPIIGPAIAVIWGWVPAFVWVVLGTIFFAGVHDAGGIWASNRNQAKSIGSLTGDIIGKRARSCFMIVIFLLLLMVNAVFAVVIARQLISFPSATIPVWGAIVVALIIGQLIYRRSIGLMSVTLLGVIALYAMIYVGAKLPFSLPEQVAGLNANQSWIIILFAYAAIASLLPVWVLLQPRDYINGIQLFIGLILFYGAVLAAGPEIVAPPFNTDLPEGTPSIVPILFVTVACGAISGFHGLVSSGTTSKQLDKEPDLRFVGYFGAVGEGALALSAIIATAAGFATLGDWQAIYYSFGQGGVGAFIQGGANILRQGLGLDNVLAETLLTVMVVLFAGTTMDTSLRLQRYIFQEWGVIYRIGWLQKPLQATLLAVGSCLLLAFGVGGDGSGGLLIWPLFGTTNQLLAGFTLLVITVMLVKRGRPMWYTLAPLLFLLVMTTLGLLIQLKSFYNQQDWFLLSLDIVVLIAAILISLESSWVLGKQIKANKAEAVNR; from the coding sequence ATGAATGCAATTTATTTGATGTTAATAGGCTTGGCCGCCATGGCGCTGGGGTATTTTGTCTACGCTAAATTTATCTGCGAAAAAATCTTTAAAGTCGATCCTAAGTTTCTGACCCCGGCCCATGAATTAAACGACGGTATCGATTATGTACCGACCAACAAATATGTATTATGGGGGCATCATTTCACCTCGGTAGCCGGAGCCGCGCCGATCATCGGTCCCGCTATAGCCGTAATTTGGGGCTGGGTACCGGCTTTCGTTTGGGTTGTTTTAGGCACCATCTTCTTTGCCGGCGTGCATGACGCCGGCGGCATCTGGGCTAGTAACCGAAATCAAGCCAAATCGATCGGCTCATTGACCGGCGACATTATCGGTAAACGCGCCCGCAGCTGTTTCATGATCGTGATTTTTTTGTTGCTGTTGATGGTAAATGCCGTGTTCGCGGTCGTCATTGCCCGCCAGTTAATTAGTTTTCCCAGCGCGACGATACCGGTTTGGGGAGCTATCGTTGTGGCGCTGATTATCGGCCAACTAATTTATCGCCGCTCCATCGGCTTGATGAGCGTAACACTGTTAGGCGTCATTGCGCTGTACGCAATGATTTATGTAGGCGCTAAGTTGCCGTTTTCATTGCCTGAGCAAGTAGCTGGTTTAAACGCCAACCAAAGCTGGATCATTATCCTATTCGCTTATGCGGCGATCGCTTCGTTATTGCCGGTATGGGTGTTGCTGCAACCGAGAGATTACATCAACGGCATTCAACTGTTCATCGGGCTGATCTTGTTTTACGGCGCGGTATTGGCTGCAGGCCCTGAGATTGTTGCTCCACCATTCAATACCGATTTGCCGGAAGGCACGCCCTCGATCGTTCCGATTTTATTCGTTACCGTTGCCTGCGGTGCTATTTCCGGTTTTCATGGCTTGGTGTCGAGCGGCACGACGTCCAAACAGTTGGATAAAGAGCCTGACTTGCGTTTCGTCGGTTATTTCGGCGCGGTCGGCGAAGGCGCATTGGCATTGTCGGCCATCATTGCGACGGCTGCGGGCTTCGCTACCTTGGGCGACTGGCAGGCGATCTATTACAGCTTCGGGCAAGGCGGCGTCGGTGCGTTCATCCAAGGCGGCGCGAATATTCTGCGGCAAGGTCTAGGGCTGGATAACGTTTTGGCGGAAACGCTGCTGACTGTGATGGTCGTCTTGTTTGCCGGCACCACAATGGATACCAGCTTGCGTTTGCAGCGCTATATCTTTCAAGAATGGGGCGTGATTTACCGGATCGGTTGGCTGCAAAAACCGCTGCAGGCGACATTATTGGCGGTCGGTTCATGTTTGTTGCTGGCTTTCGGCGTCGGCGGCGACGGCTCCGGAGGCCTGTTGATTTGGCCGTTATTCGGCACGACCAATCAATTGCTGGCCGGATTCACGCTGTTGGTGATTACCGTGATGCTGGTAAAGCGGGGCCGGCCGATGTGGTATACCTTGGCGCCGCTGCTGTTTTTGCTAGTCATGACCACGCTGGGCTTGTTGATACAACTGAAAAGCTTTTATAACCAACAAGACTGGTTCCTGCTATCGCTCGACATCGTGGTATTGATCGCCGCCATCCTAATTTCGCTGGAATCGAGCTGGGTACTCGGCAAACAAATCAAAGCCAATAAAGCGGAGGCTGTCAACCGATGA
- a CDS encoding cory-CC-star protein: MKLSDLKALFDRADHCAEEFYNAPYRAAIARARREQDDLFMLLVFSEMMGVPNPVSYYTLELQPILLERFHDWHQRMGMEHSPLDHIKCC; the protein is encoded by the coding sequence ATGAAATTGAGCGATCTAAAAGCCTTGTTCGACCGGGCCGATCATTGCGCGGAAGAGTTCTATAACGCCCCCTATCGGGCGGCTATCGCCCGTGCTCGACGCGAGCAGGACGACCTCTTTATGTTGCTGGTGTTCAGCGAAATGATGGGCGTGCCCAATCCCGTCAGTTATTACACACTAGAGCTACAGCCCATCCTGCTTGAACGTTTTCACGATTGGCATCAACGCATGGGCATGGAGCATTCGCCGCTGGACCATATCAAATGCTGTTGA
- a CDS encoding ArsA family ATPase, with the protein MSHLTDKRILLVGGKGGVGKTTVSSALALLAARRGKKVLLVSTDPAHSLADAFGCRIGDNITRLIDNIDGLELDPDREVDQHLERVSAQLKRFTRPEMYGAIEKQMRLTRQSPGAQEAAMLERIANTLTLGLKEYDLTIFDTAPTGHTLHLLSLPEAIAAWTQGLRNANQRSEKLAEVLEHLTPKAGRDIDNPLSDPKEHATAGMDARTKAIAETLLTRQRLLQRTRELFQDSEQTALLFVLTPEKLPILETIRAVKALRQEKLPLTGLVVNRILPEDAGCDFLAQRRRQEKIHLQQIDQEFADLPRYPIPLQATDIQGIEGLNSMADLLKNAGL; encoded by the coding sequence ATGAGTCACCTAACCGATAAGCGTATTCTGTTGGTCGGCGGCAAGGGCGGGGTCGGAAAAACCACGGTGTCCTCGGCGCTGGCCTTACTCGCGGCCCGGCGCGGAAAAAAAGTGCTGCTGGTTTCGACCGACCCGGCGCATAGCTTGGCCGATGCATTCGGCTGCCGGATCGGCGACAACATTACCCGTCTGATAGACAATATCGACGGCCTGGAATTGGACCCCGACCGCGAAGTGGATCAACACCTAGAGCGGGTGAGCGCCCAGTTGAAGCGGTTCACCCGACCGGAAATGTACGGTGCGATCGAAAAACAAATGCGCTTGACCCGTCAATCGCCGGGCGCGCAAGAAGCCGCGATGCTCGAACGCATTGCCAACACCCTAACACTGGGGCTCAAGGAATACGATCTGACGATTTTCGACACGGCGCCGACCGGTCATACCTTGCACTTATTGAGCCTGCCCGAGGCCATCGCGGCTTGGACTCAAGGCTTGCGGAACGCCAATCAACGGTCGGAAAAATTGGCAGAAGTTCTCGAGCACTTAACGCCCAAAGCCGGACGCGACATCGATAATCCGCTGTCCGACCCAAAAGAACATGCCACTGCAGGCATGGACGCACGCACCAAAGCCATCGCCGAAACGTTGCTGACCCGGCAGCGCTTGTTGCAGCGAACCCGTGAACTATTTCAAGACAGCGAGCAAACAGCCTTGCTGTTTGTTTTGACGCCCGAAAAACTGCCGATACTCGAAACCATCCGCGCGGTAAAAGCCTTGCGGCAAGAAAAGCTGCCTCTAACCGGCTTGGTCGTCAACCGCATATTGCCGGAAGACGCCGGCTGCGATTTTTTAGCGCAACGCCGCCGGCAAGAAAAAATACATCTACAGCAAATAGACCAAGAATTCGCCGATCTACCGAGGTACCCGATTCCGCTGCAGGCAACCGACATACAGGGAATAGAAGGGCTGAACAGTATGGCGGATTTATTAAAAAATGCGGGGTTATGA
- a CDS encoding DNA ligase: MNNTNHFKFARLLVILVYLFVSIAAAIEKPGIMQARDFDPSIDATEYWVSEKLDGIRARWDGKQLISKNGHLFHAPDWFIEDFPSVTLDGELWLARGQYQQTVSIVSRKAPHSDWKKIKLMVFDLPDNPKPFSERVAAMQHMALQQHTPYLNFIKQFRVASSDELKQRLDQIVDEGGEGLMLHHQDSLYQHGRSNRLLKLKPYDDAEAVVIGYRPGKGQFTGKMGSLKVRAENGKEFYIGTGFSQREREDPPPLGSLISFRHQGYTDKGTPRFAVFIRIQDEP; encoded by the coding sequence ATGAACAATACTAATCATTTCAAATTTGCCCGCTTGCTGGTCATCCTGGTATATTTGTTTGTTTCAATCGCTGCGGCCATTGAAAAACCGGGCATCATGCAGGCCAGAGATTTCGATCCGTCGATCGATGCCACGGAATATTGGGTCAGCGAAAAGCTTGATGGGATCCGGGCACGCTGGGACGGAAAACAACTGATTTCTAAAAACGGCCACCTATTCCATGCGCCAGACTGGTTCATCGAGGACTTTCCTTCTGTAACGCTAGATGGCGAATTATGGTTGGCGAGAGGTCAATATCAGCAGACCGTTTCCATCGTTAGTCGCAAGGCCCCTCATTCCGATTGGAAAAAAATTAAATTAATGGTCTTCGACTTGCCAGACAACCCGAAACCCTTTTCAGAGCGGGTCGCCGCAATGCAGCACATGGCGTTGCAACAGCATACGCCGTATCTTAATTTCATCAAGCAATTTCGGGTCGCATCCTCCGACGAATTAAAGCAAAGGCTGGATCAAATCGTGGACGAGGGCGGCGAAGGTCTGATGCTGCATCATCAAGACAGTCTTTATCAACATGGACGCAGCAATCGGTTGCTTAAATTAAAACCTTACGACGATGCGGAAGCGGTCGTGATCGGTTATCGACCCGGCAAAGGACAATTTACCGGCAAGATGGGCTCTCTTAAAGTCCGAGCCGAAAACGGTAAAGAATTTTACATCGGAACCGGGTTCAGCCAGCGGGAAAGAGAAGACCCGCCGCCTCTGGGCAGCCTTATTAGCTTTCGTCATCAAGGCTACACCGATAAAGGAACTCCCCGTTTTGCCGTGTTCATCAGAATACAAGATGAGCCTTGA
- a CDS encoding S8 family serine peptidase, with amino-acid sequence MNSNSRRSQKNQNTFKPTQISKALAAVLIAGVFGGASGTAYAAPDKPWKEGQILVKPKAGLSDSEFDKILKRNKGQKKEIIGNIGVHVISVPPQTEQAVIRALSKNPHVEFAELDMAVELSLTTPNDPRYGNQWHLPKIQAPTSWSSTKADNTVIAILDTGVDSAHSDLSSKMLPGWNAVDGSTNSSDVHGHGTAVAGTAAATTDNANGVAGVAWNAQILPVRITNSSDGWAYWSDIARGLNWAADQSADVANISYGVSNSSAVTNAAQYMRSKGGLVVVAAGNDGVDPGFNDNPYMISVSATDSSDNKTSWSNYGAFIDVAAPGSSIQTTTRGGSYGSWNGTSFSSPVAAGVIALIQGANPTLTPDEVEQILKSSADKIAGDIHPYYGHGRINAAVAVEMAQSMGNVTVDSDAPSVNIFSPTGGNTVSGLVEVEVNATDNVGVSEVSLYANGFYVGTDTTAPYQFSWDSNQVPDGSVTLSATAIDAAGNEGVSSGVNVTVQNTIEEVVDEPIEEVIEDIAPPTVAISDPADGSRVSRVVKINVSAEDDVAVANIQLFINGSLVSSVDGNQLSHNWNTNKERRGTYIIEAVATDTSNKTAKHTITVSK; translated from the coding sequence ATGAACTCTAACAGCCGAAGAAGTCAAAAAAATCAAAACACATTCAAACCAACTCAAATTTCCAAAGCCTTGGCGGCGGTATTGATTGCCGGCGTATTCGGTGGCGCAAGCGGAACGGCTTATGCAGCCCCCGACAAGCCTTGGAAAGAAGGCCAAATTCTGGTCAAACCGAAAGCCGGGTTATCGGACAGCGAGTTCGACAAAATTCTGAAACGCAATAAAGGCCAAAAAAAAGAGATAATCGGTAACATCGGAGTGCATGTTATCTCTGTACCTCCCCAAACCGAGCAAGCCGTTATTCGGGCATTATCCAAAAATCCTCATGTCGAATTCGCAGAGCTCGATATGGCGGTCGAACTCAGCTTGACGACGCCCAACGATCCGCGTTACGGCAACCAATGGCATTTACCCAAAATTCAAGCGCCAACCTCTTGGAGCTCAACAAAAGCCGACAACACCGTGATTGCTATTTTGGATACCGGTGTCGATAGCGCGCACTCTGACTTATCCAGCAAAATGCTGCCCGGTTGGAATGCGGTCGACGGCAGCACCAACAGTTCTGATGTACATGGACACGGCACGGCGGTAGCGGGTACGGCGGCCGCCACAACCGATAACGCTAACGGCGTTGCCGGCGTCGCTTGGAATGCGCAAATATTGCCGGTTCGCATTACCAACAGTAGTGATGGTTGGGCTTATTGGAGCGATATTGCTCGTGGCTTGAACTGGGCGGCCGATCAAAGCGCAGATGTCGCGAATATCAGCTACGGGGTCTCCAACAGTTCTGCGGTAACCAATGCCGCACAATACATGCGCAGCAAAGGCGGGCTTGTAGTCGTTGCAGCGGGCAATGACGGCGTCGATCCGGGTTTCAACGATAACCCTTACATGATCAGCGTTTCGGCAACCGATAGCTCCGATAACAAAACGTCCTGGTCGAACTACGGCGCGTTCATCGATGTTGCGGCGCCGGGATCATCTATTCAAACCACTACGCGCGGCGGCAGTTATGGTAGTTGGAACGGCACATCGTTTTCGTCACCGGTGGCTGCAGGCGTGATTGCCCTGATTCAGGGCGCGAATCCAACACTAACGCCCGATGAAGTCGAGCAAATTTTGAAATCCTCGGCCGATAAAATCGCTGGCGATATCCACCCATACTATGGTCACGGCCGCATCAATGCCGCCGTAGCGGTTGAAATGGCGCAAAGCATGGGGAATGTCACTGTCGATAGCGACGCCCCTTCAGTCAATATTTTCTCGCCAACGGGGGGAAATACCGTCAGCGGATTGGTTGAAGTCGAGGTCAATGCCACCGATAATGTCGGTGTAAGCGAAGTGTCGCTCTATGCCAATGGTTTCTATGTCGGTACCGATACGACCGCACCTTACCAATTTAGCTGGGATTCCAATCAAGTCCCAGATGGTTCCGTAACCTTGAGCGCAACCGCGATCGATGCGGCAGGTAATGAAGGGGTTTCAAGTGGTGTTAATGTAACGGTCCAAAATACGATTGAAGAAGTCGTTGATGAGCCTATCGAAGAAGTGATTGAAGATATCGCGCCTCCAACCGTAGCAATCAGCGACCCAGCCGACGGTAGCCGAGTATCACGAGTAGTTAAAATAAATGTTTCGGCGGAAGACGACGTTGCTGTGGCTAATATCCAACTGTTTATTAACGGCAGCCTGGTGAGCTCAGTGGACGGTAATCAATTGTCTCATAATTGGAATACCAACAAAGAAAGACGAGGCACTTATATCATTGAAGCGGTTGCTACCGATACATCGAATAAAACCGCTAAACATACGATTACAGTTTCTAAATAA
- a CDS encoding bile acid:sodium symporter family protein: MLRLLNLLANLFPFWVIACSGLALFFPAWFTWFSGPMIVWGLAIIMIGMGITLSFEDFRRVTRTTRPGLIGVVAQFAVMPLLGWAIAYGFSLNPQLAVGLILVACCPGGTASNVVSYIANADVALSVLMTMCSTFAAVVMTPLLTHWLAGAYVPVDAWSLFFNTLQVVILPVLSGMLLNRYTPRLVQAVTPIAPLVSVMVIALICASIIGANASTIKDSALSLLSAVALLHLGGFTIGYAMARLMKLEEKAARTISIEVGMQNSGLGAVLAQSSFAQMALAPIPSAISASFHSIIGSMLAAWWRIRKTKR, encoded by the coding sequence GTGCTTCGCTTACTTAATTTGCTCGCCAATCTTTTTCCTTTTTGGGTCATCGCCTGCAGCGGTTTAGCATTATTTTTTCCTGCTTGGTTTACTTGGTTCAGCGGTCCAATGATCGTTTGGGGCTTGGCTATTATCATGATCGGCATGGGTATTACGCTTAGCTTCGAGGATTTTCGACGTGTAACGCGCACGACTCGACCGGGTTTAATCGGAGTCGTTGCTCAATTTGCCGTGATGCCGCTTTTGGGTTGGGCCATAGCTTATGGGTTTTCGCTCAATCCGCAATTGGCGGTCGGCCTGATACTGGTGGCTTGCTGCCCCGGCGGCACCGCATCTAACGTGGTTAGCTACATTGCTAATGCCGATGTCGCGCTATCGGTATTGATGACGATGTGCTCTACATTCGCCGCTGTTGTCATGACGCCGCTATTGACTCACTGGCTAGCCGGTGCCTACGTTCCGGTGGATGCTTGGAGCTTATTCTTCAATACTCTACAGGTGGTAATTCTGCCGGTTTTGTCGGGTATGTTGCTGAATCGTTATACGCCTCGCCTGGTTCAGGCCGTAACGCCTATCGCACCGCTCGTTTCAGTGATGGTCATCGCATTGATTTGCGCAAGCATCATTGGCGCGAATGCAAGCACGATAAAGGATTCGGCTTTATCTTTATTGAGTGCGGTTGCCTTATTGCATCTAGGCGGATTTACAATCGGCTATGCAATGGCTCGCTTGATGAAGCTTGAAGAAAAAGCAGCCCGCACAATTTCAATCGAGGTAGGCATGCAAAACTCTGGCTTAGGCGCGGTACTAGCCCAATCCAGCTTTGCACAAATGGCTCTTGCGCCAATTCCCTCTGCCATTTCGGCAAGTTTTCATTCGATCATCGGCAGTATGCTGGCAGCCTGGTGGCGTATACGAAAGACTAAAAGATAG
- a CDS encoding urate hydroxylase PuuD translates to MDIFTTQPGLEMLFRWGHLLAGITWIGLLYYFNFVQGEYFKEAEASAKSDAVQKLVPRALWWFRWGAMLTFLTGLGIMGIRGSGWSVDIYIGAMLGTLMFLNVWLIIWPNQKIVIASTEKTAKGEAAIPEAADAAAQAGLASRTNVLFSVPMLFFMGASAHYPHYDSGTLGILLIFAAILGIQYNASRKALSRFGFAQKLPPAGFMGPLASVKGVIHCGLGLALVFVLILELI, encoded by the coding sequence ATGGACATTTTTACAACACAACCCGGTCTGGAAATGCTGTTTCGATGGGGACATCTTTTGGCCGGAATAACCTGGATTGGGTTGCTTTACTATTTCAATTTCGTGCAAGGGGAATATTTTAAAGAGGCGGAAGCTTCGGCTAAGTCGGATGCCGTTCAAAAGCTGGTGCCGCGCGCATTATGGTGGTTTCGCTGGGGAGCCATGCTGACTTTTCTAACAGGACTCGGCATTATGGGAATCCGCGGCAGCGGGTGGTCGGTCGATATCTATATCGGCGCTATGCTCGGTACATTGATGTTCTTAAACGTTTGGTTAATCATTTGGCCGAATCAAAAAATAGTAATCGCATCCACCGAAAAAACCGCGAAAGGCGAAGCGGCCATACCAGAAGCAGCTGATGCAGCAGCGCAAGCAGGGCTGGCTTCTAGAACGAATGTATTGTTTTCAGTCCCGATGTTATTTTTCATGGGTGCCTCCGCTCATTATCCTCATTATGATTCCGGAACGCTCGGTATCCTTTTGATTTTCGCGGCGATTCTCGGCATCCAATACAATGCGTCACGCAAGGCGCTTTCCCGGTTCGGTTTTGCGCAGAAATTGCCGCCTGCCGGTTTCATGGGGCCGTTGGCAAGCGTAAAGGGCGTAATCCATTGCGGTTTAGGTTTGGCTTTGGTTTTTGTACTTATTTTAGAGTTAATCTAA
- a CDS encoding RnfABCDGE type electron transport complex subunit B produces the protein MTILIALLALGGLTLVLALMLIIANKKLYVYEDPRIDVVEGMLPHANCGACGYPGCRPFAEALVKGEMPPAKCSVSSEEGQKEIAQFLGVDAGSEEKKVARLACAGGNNVAINRARYEGISSCRAEALVSGGGKGCSWGCLSHGDCEKVCDFDAITMNTFGLPVVDEAKCTACGDCVEVCPKDLFSIHPVSHRLWVACKSLEAGDGVLEECEVGCTACGKCAMDAPGLITMINNLPVVDYSKNHQTQAPIQRCPTGAIVWLEENGEVVKGAEAKKIIRKGKLKMGES, from the coding sequence ATGACCATTCTCATCGCTTTGCTAGCACTGGGTGGATTGACGCTGGTATTGGCTCTGATGCTGATCATTGCCAACAAAAAGCTGTATGTCTACGAAGACCCAAGAATCGATGTGGTTGAAGGAATGCTGCCTCATGCCAACTGCGGTGCTTGCGGATACCCCGGCTGCAGGCCATTTGCGGAAGCCTTGGTCAAAGGCGAAATGCCGCCGGCCAAATGCAGTGTAAGCAGCGAAGAAGGACAAAAAGAAATAGCGCAATTTTTGGGCGTGGATGCCGGCTCGGAAGAGAAAAAGGTTGCGCGCCTTGCTTGTGCCGGAGGTAACAATGTCGCGATCAATCGCGCCAGATATGAAGGAATATCAAGCTGCAGAGCGGAGGCCTTGGTTTCAGGGGGAGGCAAAGGTTGTTCTTGGGGCTGTTTAAGCCACGGAGATTGTGAAAAAGTCTGCGATTTCGATGCCATCACGATGAACACCTTCGGCTTGCCGGTCGTCGATGAAGCAAAATGCACCGCCTGCGGAGACTGCGTCGAAGTTTGTCCGAAGGATCTTTTTTCGATACACCCCGTCAGTCATAGACTATGGGTAGCCTGTAAAAGCCTGGAAGCAGGCGATGGGGTTTTGGAAGAATGCGAAGTCGGCTGCACGGCCTGCGGCAAATGCGCGATGGATGCCCCCGGTCTGATCACGATGATCAACAATTTACCCGTTGTCGATTATTCCAAGAATCACCAAACCCAAGCCCCTATCCAAAGGTGTCCCACGGGCGCCATCGTTTGGCTGGAGGAAAACGGAGAAGTCGTCAAAGGAGCTGAAGCCAAAAAAATTATCCGCAAAGGGAAATTGAAAATGGGGGAAAGCTGA